The following coding sequences are from one Haploplasma axanthum window:
- a CDS encoding ATP-binding protein, with protein sequence MKKLTKIKLVNWHLFSNQTIDISDNTLISGENGSGKSTLLDALQYLLVGGKSGAKFNIAATDDARRTLEGYVRGRIGAETKEFLRENDVITHLALEFYDQDDEQYSIIGAILDLPKNATLKERFYLLENLSIHDELFLDRKYPRDYKAMKDYVRAIGKELETFDTQKAYRDALARFFGMDSRKYAKILPKALAFKPIDLQAFIFEFLLDDDPIDIRSLKNNVEQLKKVEMQIIKDREKLEKLDAISTLGEEIADAKNQVITNEIIGQLNWVEQRERFVKQSENLLIQVEQKLEAYRNEKTKIDLEIEENEGQILNLERAKDDDGVERTMSQYKEAFRKKTIEYENEKEQVTELKQTLLDEFNIIKELLTLVPSQSFKSFVSYYQGHEDNLDPLELTNHLTLISDEVSAYLQAYYNEKDKAEQEKQKLSNEIFYASQRLSQLKKHIKTYPKNVQSLIESLNEGLSEHYQKDIKVQPLAELIEVNDEKWRNALEGYLSTQKFNLIVEPEYFDLALKIYDEVKNELQIYGVGLVNTQKLSEYGEIDSKSLASKIDTDYRHARNYINMILNGVITVEKAEELKNYSRSITPSCMTYSNYTARQLHPRTYQVPFIGSSATEMQIKIEVDDLEQLEKEMEKFQEISNKQSKVLRLLGSSKASKIVHQNYLRLFSKIKETRREYTHLEEQINELSQSPSIAKLEHQLETERIKKRQLRMDSDKIVGDIASSRDERQRLLDSIDEIKEKLTKYNESQDELSRLHPEKLSIAHTQFYALKQRYQNSNAAITDALAKDNVSLNSQVNRQEIELTNLMRMYVREYFFSAEPNFAHLDEFTREANIIRNNNLVKYEHEATELRRNSEIGFKEEFVNKLRASIEAAQQQIEDLNVALEGKMFGNDSYKLVYKASEDSDFKVYYDMIMNDKTVSSNQLFTEGLTKKNEQILMELFEKIASTDPEHDKLNYTFLDYRNYMSYDIEVTNTNGNISMFSKVSREKSGGETQVPFYIVIAASFQQLLSRNKRINSGCIVLFDEAFNNMDESRIDAMMKFYSSLSIQLLIAVPPQRVANIINYVNTSLVIVKENDYAIIETFKDNRLLLQD encoded by the coding sequence ATGAAGAAACTTACGAAAATTAAATTAGTTAACTGGCATTTATTTTCTAATCAAACAATTGATATTAGTGATAACACCTTAATTTCTGGTGAAAACGGATCCGGAAAATCAACGCTTTTAGATGCTCTTCAATATTTATTAGTTGGAGGTAAGAGTGGTGCTAAGTTTAATATTGCAGCAACTGATGATGCAAGAAGAACTTTGGAAGGATATGTTAGAGGTCGTATTGGGGCAGAAACTAAAGAATTTTTAAGAGAAAATGATGTTATAACGCATTTAGCATTAGAGTTTTATGATCAAGATGATGAACAATATAGTATTATTGGAGCAATCCTTGATTTACCTAAAAATGCAACTCTAAAAGAACGTTTTTACTTATTAGAAAATTTAAGTATTCACGATGAATTATTTCTAGATCGTAAATATCCAAGAGATTATAAAGCAATGAAAGACTATGTAAGAGCAATCGGTAAAGAATTAGAAACATTCGATACACAAAAAGCTTATAGAGATGCTCTAGCAAGGTTTTTTGGAATGGATTCTAGAAAGTATGCTAAGATCTTACCAAAGGCTTTAGCATTTAAACCAATCGATTTACAAGCATTTATTTTTGAGTTTTTACTTGATGATGATCCAATTGATATTCGTTCTTTAAAGAATAATGTTGAACAACTTAAAAAAGTTGAAATGCAGATTATTAAAGACCGTGAAAAATTAGAAAAATTAGATGCGATAAGCACGCTTGGTGAAGAAATAGCAGATGCTAAAAACCAAGTTATTACTAATGAGATTATTGGTCAATTAAACTGGGTTGAGCAAAGAGAAAGATTTGTTAAACAAAGTGAAAATTTATTAATTCAGGTTGAACAAAAATTAGAAGCATATCGAAACGAAAAAACAAAAATCGACTTAGAAATTGAAGAAAACGAAGGTCAAATCTTAAATCTTGAAAGAGCTAAAGATGATGATGGTGTTGAGAGAACAATGTCTCAATACAAAGAAGCTTTCCGTAAGAAGACAATTGAGTATGAAAACGAGAAAGAGCAAGTAACTGAACTTAAACAAACATTACTTGATGAATTCAACATTATTAAAGAATTATTAACTTTAGTTCCTAGTCAATCATTTAAGAGTTTTGTCTCATATTATCAAGGACATGAAGATAACTTGGATCCTTTAGAACTTACTAATCATTTAACGCTTATTAGTGATGAAGTTAGTGCGTATCTACAAGCTTACTATAATGAAAAAGATAAAGCGGAACAAGAAAAACAAAAACTATCAAATGAGATATTCTATGCTAGTCAAAGATTATCACAATTAAAAAAACATATTAAGACATATCCTAAAAATGTTCAATCATTGATAGAGTCATTGAATGAAGGATTAAGTGAACATTACCAAAAAGACATTAAAGTTCAACCATTAGCAGAATTAATTGAAGTTAATGATGAGAAATGGCGTAATGCATTAGAAGGATATTTAAGTACTCAAAAGTTTAATTTAATTGTTGAACCTGAATATTTTGATTTAGCTTTAAAGATTTATGATGAAGTTAAAAATGAATTACAAATTTATGGAGTAGGTTTAGTTAATACTCAAAAACTTTCTGAATATGGTGAAATTGATTCAAAGAGCTTAGCAAGTAAAATTGATACAGATTATCGTCATGCTAGAAATTATATCAATATGATTTTAAATGGTGTAATAACTGTTGAAAAGGCTGAGGAATTAAAAAACTATAGTCGTTCAATTACACCAAGTTGTATGACATATTCAAACTATACTGCAAGACAACTTCACCCAAGAACATATCAAGTTCCATTTATTGGATCAAGTGCTACTGAAATGCAAATTAAAATTGAAGTTGATGACTTAGAACAATTAGAAAAAGAAATGGAAAAATTCCAAGAAATCTCTAATAAACAAAGCAAAGTTTTAAGACTTTTAGGAAGTAGTAAAGCAAGTAAGATTGTTCACCAAAATTATTTAAGATTATTTAGTAAGATAAAAGAAACTAGAAGAGAATATACTCATCTTGAAGAACAAATTAATGAATTATCACAAAGCCCAAGTATTGCAAAACTAGAACATCAATTAGAAACAGAAAGAATTAAGAAACGCCAATTAAGAATGGATTCTGATAAGATTGTTGGTGATATTGCATCTAGTCGTGATGAACGTCAACGATTGTTAGATTCAATTGATGAAATTAAAGAAAAACTAACAAAATATAATGAAAGTCAAGATGAATTATCAAGACTGCATCCAGAAAAACTAAGCATTGCACATACACAATTCTATGCACTTAAACAACGTTATCAAAATAGTAATGCAGCAATTACAGATGCACTTGCAAAAGATAATGTTAGTTTGAATAGTCAAGTTAATCGTCAAGAAATTGAATTAACTAACTTAATGAGAATGTATGTTAGAGAGTATTTCTTCTCAGCAGAACCAAACTTTGCTCATTTAGATGAATTTACTAGAGAAGCAAATATTATTAGAAATAATAACTTAGTTAAATACGAACATGAAGCAACCGAACTTAGAAGAAATTCTGAAATTGGATTTAAAGAAGAATTTGTTAATAAGCTAAGAGCTTCAATAGAAGCAGCTCAACAACAAATTGAAGATTTAAATGTTGCCTTAGAAGGAAAAATGTTCGGTAATGATTCATATAAACTTGTTTATAAAGCAAGTGAAGATTCAGACTTTAAAGTTTACTATGATATGATTATGAATGATAAAACTGTTTCAAGTAATCAATTATTTACTGAAGGTTTGACTAAAAAGAATGAACAAATATTAATGGAATTATTTGAAAAGATTGCTTCAACTGATCCAGAACATGATAAACTTAATTATACTTTCTTAGACTATAGAAACTATATGTCTTATGATATTGAAGTTACAAATACAAACGGTAATATTTCAATGTTCTCAAAAGTTTCTAGAGAAAAATCAGGGGGAGAAACCCAAGTTCCATTCTATATTGTTATTGCAGCATCATTCCAACAATTACTATCAAGAAATAAACGAATTAATTCTGGTTGTATTGTTTTATTTGACGAAGCATTCAATAACATGGATGAGTCAAGAATTGACGCGATGATGAAATTCTATAGTAGTTTATCGATTCAATTATTAATTGCTGTACCACCTCAAAGAGTAGCTAACATTATTAATTATGTTAATACAAGTTTAGTTATTGTTAAAGAAAATGATTACGCAATTATTGAAACATTTAAAGACAATAGATTATTGTTACAAGACTAA
- a CDS encoding DUF4194 domain-containing protein, with protein MNKTTALKNFNDNYSKLKEGEKNNFSRIVNKLLQVNFLTKRKPGDQNDFRFILAYKETFEGFFALIDFILNIHREDEVIYIINEERYNHITLRKTESILILVLRIIFQRKQELVTLDEDVEVYLSEIHDELTRIGYLDNKRITKTELKPALTFLRSYNIIDYIDKGLNDDARIKIYPTILYVTNLDGIKEVIDRLDSYVEGMGGTNEETYEN; from the coding sequence ATGAATAAAACAACAGCACTTAAAAATTTTAATGATAATTATTCAAAATTAAAAGAAGGCGAAAAAAATAATTTTTCAAGAATTGTTAATAAGCTTTTACAAGTTAATTTTTTAACAAAAAGAAAGCCTGGAGATCAAAACGATTTTCGTTTCATTTTGGCTTATAAAGAAACATTTGAAGGATTCTTTGCTTTAATTGATTTTATCCTTAATATCCATCGTGAAGATGAAGTTATTTATATTATCAATGAAGAAAGATATAACCATATTACATTAAGAAAAACAGAAAGTATTTTAATATTAGTTCTTAGAATTATCTTCCAAAGAAAACAAGAACTTGTAACATTAGATGAAGATGTTGAAGTTTATTTATCTGAAATTCATGATGAATTAACGAGAATTGGTTATTTAGATAATAAAAGAATTACTAAAACAGAATTAAAACCTGCATTAACTTTTTTAAGAAGTTACAATATTATTGATTATATCGATAAAGGTTTAAATGATGATGCAAGAATTAAGATTTATCCAACAATCCTTTATGTAACTAATTTAGATGGAATTAAAGAAGTTATTGATCGCTTGGATAGTTATGTAGAAGGGATGGGTGGAACTAATGAAGAAACTTACGAAAATTAA
- a CDS encoding Wadjet anti-phage system protein JetA family protein has translation MAHLFEMIHPNFFSVLASPNKKTYVDCIFIIYNAVDSIEESFQGDREYVVQRLIDYFDDKESEEFADVSEDEKASTSRQKANHVINVLKNNGWIGEEELGDYKTSINLFDYSIRIITILDDIVNARQDEYTGEIFAIYSLLNAFTKEEGIGVIEQAFQKTNEVIRKLKTLKANIYRYYFDVTKKQSKQDLQKILEKLLVEYKQNFFDSAYYNLKTKDSLPRYKRGILSGVSNIYDNVEVMDHLANLVMQTKRIDDYNVAFEYLETRLRFITDSFSALENLILDIDRKNEQYISATASKILFLTNHSDDIEGIFNRLFKLVLNDDDFEYNSIIHMAQIKNLDTYSLYNQRRVRMDSEPEELYLDDDFITDEKKREKIALMLKHNMYSKKEINKYVLEILNGSKEILASELQISSQEEYVKLILIFLYSKSIGMSYDIDLLDYEAKTNFVSFKNFTIKVKR, from the coding sequence ATGGCACATTTGTTTGAAATGATACACCCTAATTTTTTTAGTGTGCTGGCTTCGCCAAATAAAAAAACCTATGTTGATTGTATATTTATAATTTATAATGCTGTTGATAGTATTGAAGAGTCTTTTCAAGGAGATCGTGAATACGTTGTTCAACGCCTTATAGATTATTTTGATGATAAAGAAAGTGAAGAATTTGCAGATGTATCAGAAGATGAAAAAGCATCAACTAGCAGACAAAAAGCAAACCACGTTATCAATGTTTTAAAAAACAATGGTTGGATTGGTGAAGAAGAACTTGGAGATTATAAAACTTCAATTAATTTATTTGATTATAGTATAAGAATAATTACAATTTTAGATGATATAGTTAATGCTCGCCAAGATGAGTATACGGGCGAGATTTTTGCCATATATTCATTGCTTAATGCATTTACTAAAGAAGAGGGAATTGGCGTTATTGAACAAGCATTCCAAAAAACTAATGAGGTAATTAGAAAATTAAAAACTTTAAAAGCTAACATCTATAGATATTATTTTGATGTTACAAAAAAACAATCAAAACAAGATCTTCAAAAAATCTTAGAAAAACTATTAGTTGAATATAAACAAAACTTCTTCGATTCTGCATATTATAACTTAAAGACTAAAGATAGTCTTCCTAGGTATAAAAGAGGAATTTTAAGTGGAGTTTCAAATATTTACGATAATGTTGAAGTTATGGATCATCTAGCAAACTTAGTTATGCAAACAAAAAGAATTGATGATTATAATGTTGCATTTGAATATTTAGAAACAAGATTAAGATTTATTACAGATAGTTTTAGTGCACTTGAAAATTTAATTCTAGATATTGATAGAAAGAATGAACAATACATTAGTGCAACAGCATCAAAAATATTATTCTTAACAAATCACTCTGATGATATAGAAGGAATCTTCAACCGCTTATTTAAACTAGTTTTAAATGATGATGACTTTGAATATAATTCGATAATTCACATGGCACAAATAAAGAATTTGGATACTTATTCACTATATAACCAAAGAAGAGTTAGAATGGATAGTGAACCAGAAGAACTATATTTAGATGATGATTTTATTACTGACGAGAAAAAACGTGAAAAGATTGCTTTAATGTTGAAACATAATATGTATAGTAAAAAAGAAATTAATAAATATGTGTTAGAGATCTTAAATGGTAGTAAAGAGATTTTAGCTTCTGAACTTCAAATCAGTTCACAAGAAGAATATGTTAAACTAATTTTAATCTTCTTATACTCAAAATCAATTGGGATGAGTTATGATATTGATTTATTAGATTATGAAGCAAAAACAAACTTTGTATCATTTAAAAATTTTACGATTAAGGTTAAACGGTGA
- a CDS encoding DsbA family oxidoreductase: MRIEFWLDYLCPISYLTHKNLMDAIDELGLKNYELYYRSYIVNESCLVSNNDNPVIDKRGTLKSKDILELLDREFPKYKELPLVNTELAHELAHLAKRNDLAKEYNTLVLKSYFELGKDISDKKVLLDIAKEIGIDYELAKQTLETKCYIKQIISNKENALYKGIDEIPHLRVNIKNNYNKYLSKEEIKEVFSKVLNNNKKVEYCGEFCDF; the protein is encoded by the coding sequence ATGCGAATCGAATTTTGGCTTGATTATTTATGCCCAATTTCTTATTTAACACACAAAAACTTAATGGACGCAATTGATGAATTAGGACTTAAAAACTATGAACTATATTATCGCAGTTACATAGTTAATGAGAGTTGCCTTGTTAGCAATAATGACAATCCTGTTATTGATAAGAGGGGAACGCTTAAATCAAAAGATATTTTAGAACTTCTTGATAGAGAGTTTCCAAAATATAAAGAATTACCATTAGTAAATACTGAACTAGCTCATGAACTAGCACATCTTGCTAAAAGAAACGATTTAGCAAAAGAATATAATACACTAGTTTTAAAGAGTTATTTTGAATTAGGTAAAGATATTAGTGATAAAAAAGTTTTACTTGATATCGCTAAAGAAATTGGCATAGATTATGAACTTGCTAAACAAACATTAGAAACTAAATGTTATATAAAACAAATTATTTCTAACAAAGAAAATGCTCTTTATAAAGGAATAGATGAAATTCCTCATTTAAGAGTAAATATTAAAAACAACTACAATAAATATTTAAGCAAAGAAGAAATTAAAGAAGTTTTTTCTAAGGTTTTAAATAACAACAAAAAAGTTGAGTATTGTGGAGAATTTTGTGATTTTTAG